In Rutidosis leptorrhynchoides isolate AG116_Rl617_1_P2 chromosome 2, CSIRO_AGI_Rlap_v1, whole genome shotgun sequence, one genomic interval encodes:
- the LOC139888516 gene encoding uncharacterized protein has protein sequence MFKSVRWRGDKNKVKCVFKLQFHATQLSELAGDALMISVIPADVGKPTSKLEKAKIHDGSCYWEKPLYETVKFSQDPKTGTFSEKVYYFVVAKDSTRLGSVGEVSIDFASYVEATKLSSLSLPLKNANSAAVLHVLIQKVQGSFDQRYKN, from the exons ATGTTCAAGTCAGTGAGATGGAGGGGGGACAAGAACAAGGTTAAATGTGTATTCAAGCTGCAATTTCATGCAACTCAG TTATCAGAGTTGGCAGGAGATGCTTTGATGATATCTGTGATTCCTGCTGACGTTGGTAAACCGACTTCGAAATTAGAGAAAGCGAAAATTCACGACGGAAGTTGCTATTGGGAAAAACCACTTTACGAAACTGTGAAATTCTCTCAGGATCCAAAAACTGGAACTTTTAGTGAAAAAGTTTATTACTTTGTTGTAGCAAAG GATTCAACAAGATTAGGTAGTGTTGGAGAGGTCTCAATTGATTTTGCGAGTTACGTTGAAGCTACAAAGCTTTCTTCTTTATCTCTTCCTCTTAAGAATGCAAACTCGGCTGCTGTATTGCAT GTATTGATTCAGAAGGTGCAAGGTTCTTTTGATCAGAGGTATAAGAATTAA